CCGCTCAAGGGCGACACCGACGACGAGATCCTGAAGAACTACCAGGCCGTCGAACCGGACCTGCAGAGCATCAACGGCGGCGACATCAAGCTCGCCGGGCTCAACCCGCTGGCCAGCGAGTTGACCGGCAGCATCGGCGAGGATCAGCGCCGCGCTGAGGTCGCGGCGATCCCGCTGGTGTGCGTGGTGCTGTTCTTCGTGTTCGGCGGCGTCGTCGCCGCGGCGCTGCCCGGCATCATCGGCGGCCTGACCATCGCCGGCGCGCTGGGCATCATGCGCCTGCTCGCCGAGTTCATGCCCGTGCACTTCTTCGCCCAGCCGGTGGTGACGCTGATGGGCCTGGGCATCGCGGTGGACTACGGCTTGTTCATGGTGAGCCGGTTCCGGGAGGAGATCGCCGAGGGCTACGACACCGAGGCCGCCGTGCGTCGCACGGTGATGACCTCGGGCCGCACCATCATGTTCTCGGCGGTGATCCTGGTCGCGTCGTCGGTGCCGCTGCTGTTGTTCCCGCAGGGCTTCCTGAAATCGATCACCTACGCGATCATCGCGTCGGTCATGCTGGCGGCGATCCTGTCGATCACCGTGTTGGCCGCGGCGCTGGGCATCCTGGGCGCCAACGTCGACGCGCTCGGCGTGCGCACCCTGCTGCGGGTGCCGTTCTTCCGCAACTGGAAGCCGATGCGGGTCTACCTCGAGTGGCTCTCGGAGAAGACGCAGAAGACCAAGACGCGTGCCGAAGTCGAGAAGGGTTTCTGGGGCAAGCTCGTCAACCGGGTGATGAAACGGCCGGTCGCGTTCGCGGCGCCGATCGTCATCGTGATGATCCTGCTGATCATCCCGCTCGGCCAACTGGCGCTGGGCGGCATCAGCGAGAAGTACCTGCCGCCGGACAACCCGGTCCGCTCGGCGCAGGAGGAGTTCGACCGGGTGTTCCCCGGGTTCCGCACCGAACCGCTGACCATCGTGATGGAACGCGACGACGGCGAGCCGATCACCGATCAGCAGATCGCCGACATGCGCAACAAGGCGATGACGGTGTCCGGGTTCATCGACCCCGAGGACGACCCGTCGAAGATGTGGCAGGAACGGTCCGTCCAGGAGGGCGGATCCAAGGACCCGTCGGTGCGGGTGATCCAGAACGGTCTGGAGAACCGCAACGACGCGGCCAAGAAGATCAACGAGCTACGTGAGCTGACGCCACCGCGCGGGGTCAACGTAAGTGTCGGCGGCACACCGGCTTTGGAGCAGGACAGTATCCACAGCCTGTTCGACAAGCTGCCGTTGATGGTGACACTGCTGATCGTCACGACGACGATCCTGATGTTCCTGGCGTTCGGGTCGGTGGTGTTGCCGATCAAGGCCGCGGTGATGAGCGCGCTGACGCTCGGTTCGACGATGGGCGTGCTCACCTGGATGTTCGTCGAGGGCCACGGTTCAGGCTTGATGAACTACACGCCACAGCCGCTGATGGCGCCGATGATCGGGTTGATCATCGCGGTGATCTGGGGCCTGTCGACCGACTACGAGGTGTTCCTGGTCTCGCGCATGGTGGAAGCCCGTGAGCGTGGCATGTCGACCGCCGAGGCGATCCGCATCGGTACCGCGACCACCGGCCGGCTGATCACCGGCGCCGCGCTGGTGCTGGCGGTCGTCGCGGGCGCGTTCGTGTTCAGCGACCTGGTGATGATGAAGTACCTCGCGTTCGGTCTGCTGCTCGCGTTGCTGCTCGACGCCACCGTCATCCGAATGTTCCTGGTGCCGGCGGTGATGAAGCTGCTCGGCGACGACTGCTGGTGGGCGCCGAAGTGGATGAAGCGCATCCAGGAGCGGCTCGGCCTCGGCGAGACCGAACTGCCCGACGAGCGCAGGCGTCCGGCGGTGCGCGACGGTGTCGAGAGCCCCGAGGCGTTGGTCGGTGCGGGTGCGCCTGTGCCGCCGCGTCCGCTCGATCGGCCGCGCCCACCGCACGATCCGACGCATCCGGCCGCCGAGGGTTCGACGCGTCCGGGAGCGACGCGGGCCGCACCGCGGGCGACCGCACCGTCGGTCGCCGGCACGACCCGGATCCCAAGCGCGGCCCCGCCCGCCGACGAGCCGCAGACCACCAAGCTGTCGATCGCGAAGAACGCCGTCCGCAACGCGGTGACCAACGCCGCCGCCGCGACGCGTCAGGCCGCCAGGCCGCCGGCACCGCCCGCCCCGCCGGTCCCGCCGGAAGGCCGCGGCCGCCCGGCGCGTGAGGAACGTGAGATCGAGTCGTGGCTCGGCGAACTGCGCGGCACGTCCGCTCCCCCGCCTCCGGCACCGCCCGGACCGCGACCGCCCCGCCCGCCGCGTCCCGCACCCGACGCCGGCAACGAGCCGACGACCGCGATCCCGACCGCGCGGCCGACGCCCCCGCGGCAGGACCCCGATGCGACGACGGCGATCCCGACGCCGCAAGCGGGGAAGGATGTCGAGGCCGCGACCGAGAAGCTCAACACGCGCGAGGACGAAGAACGTCAGCGCCGTGGCGGCGGGGTCAGCGCACAGGACCTGCTGCGCCGCGAAGGCCGGCTGTAGGGCTCAGCTTTCGGGAACGTCGTCGGATTCGGCCTTGACGAGCGGGCCGTCGTCGGCGTCGAGCGCCTCCTGCTCGGCTTCGGGGTCGCGGGCTACCAGCACGCGCACCGCGCTGTTGAGGAACGCCAGGGCGGGCACGGCCAGCAGCGCGCCGACGATTCCGGCGAGCACACCGCCGCCGGCGATCACCAGCACGATCGCCAACGGGTGGATCGACACCGCGCGGCCCATCACCAGCGGCTGCAGCACGTGGCCCTCCAACTGCTGCACCGCGATGATCAACCCGAGCGTGATCAGCCCGTAGATCGCGCCCTTGGCGATCAGCGCGACGATCACCGCCAGGAAGCCGGTGACGACCGCGCCGACCAGCGGGATGAACGCGCCGAGGAACACCAGCGAGGCCAACGGCAGCGCCAGCGGTACCCCCATGATCGCCAGGCCGGTGCCGATGCCGATCGCGTCGACCAGCGCGACGAGGAACGTCGCGCGGATGTAGCCGATCAGCGAGTGGAACCCGGCGCGGCCCGCGTCGCGCACCCGCCCGCGCACGTCGGTCGGGAAGATCCGGGTGACGAACTCGTAGATGTTGCGCCCGCCCTGCAGCAGGAAGATCAGCGTGAACAGCACCAGCAGCGCGCCGGTGACGATCTCGGTGACGGTGCCCGCCGTCGACAGCGCGCCGCTGGTCA
The window above is part of the Mycolicibacterium rutilum genome. Proteins encoded here:
- a CDS encoding MMPL family transporter, which produces MFAWWGRTVYRYRYIVIGVMVALCLGGGIYGISLGNHVTQSGFYDEGSQSVHASVIGDEVYGRDRTSHVVAILTPPDGEKVDNPEWQRDVVGELDTFVKDHPDQVVSWVGWLRAPDAASETVQQMKTSDLSKTFVSIPLKGDTDDEILKNYQAVEPDLQSINGGDIKLAGLNPLASELTGSIGEDQRRAEVAAIPLVCVVLFFVFGGVVAAALPGIIGGLTIAGALGIMRLLAEFMPVHFFAQPVVTLMGLGIAVDYGLFMVSRFREEIAEGYDTEAAVRRTVMTSGRTIMFSAVILVASSVPLLLFPQGFLKSITYAIIASVMLAAILSITVLAAALGILGANVDALGVRTLLRVPFFRNWKPMRVYLEWLSEKTQKTKTRAEVEKGFWGKLVNRVMKRPVAFAAPIVIVMILLIIPLGQLALGGISEKYLPPDNPVRSAQEEFDRVFPGFRTEPLTIVMERDDGEPITDQQIADMRNKAMTVSGFIDPEDDPSKMWQERSVQEGGSKDPSVRVIQNGLENRNDAAKKINELRELTPPRGVNVSVGGTPALEQDSIHSLFDKLPLMVTLLIVTTTILMFLAFGSVVLPIKAAVMSALTLGSTMGVLTWMFVEGHGSGLMNYTPQPLMAPMIGLIIAVIWGLSTDYEVFLVSRMVEARERGMSTAEAIRIGTATTGRLITGAALVLAVVAGAFVFSDLVMMKYLAFGLLLALLLDATVIRMFLVPAVMKLLGDDCWWAPKWMKRIQERLGLGETELPDERRRPAVRDGVESPEALVGAGAPVPPRPLDRPRPPHDPTHPAAEGSTRPGATRAAPRATAPSVAGTTRIPSAAPPADEPQTTKLSIAKNAVRNAVTNAAAATRQAARPPAPPAPPVPPEGRGRPAREEREIESWLGELRGTSAPPPPAPPGPRPPRPPRPAPDAGNEPTTAIPTARPTPPRQDPDATTAIPTPQAGKDVEAATEKLNTREDEERQRRGGGVSAQDLLRREGRL
- a CDS encoding AI-2E family transporter, which codes for MPAGSSLDPIGDAAVTPLVRKAAAWSWRLLLIFAAVVVLLWTVKRLEIIVVPVALATMLAALLMPAVDFLDRRGAPRGGAVALMLLSGFAVVGGILAFVVSQFIEGAPELTEQVSRSIDGLRAWLVDGPLGLSREQIERSGDAAIEALRDNQERLTSGALSTAGTVTEIVTGALLVLFTLIFLLQGGRNIYEFVTRIFPTDVRGRVRDAGRAGFHSLIGYIRATFLVALVDAIGIGTGLAIMGVPLALPLASLVFLGAFIPLVGAVVTGFLAVIVALIAKGAIYGLITLGLIIAVQQLEGHVLQPLVMGRAVSIHPLAIVLVIAGGGVLAGIVGALLAVPALAFLNSAVRVLVARDPEAEQEALDADDGPLVKAESDDVPES